Proteins from a genomic interval of Capsicum annuum cultivar UCD-10X-F1 chromosome 4, UCD10Xv1.1, whole genome shotgun sequence:
- the LOC107869876 gene encoding uncharacterized protein LOC107869876, with product MRNAIRCCIACIFPCGSLDVIRIVHSNGKVEEISDSHVKASEIMKLYPKHILKKPTSSYSSSSNDQDICSPKIVVVPPDAELQRGKIYFLMPMPSSSSSSVPRDQKSKTRSKSSTKNKKITHVTSEGHENGDSVNLLTSDQYLSDILSEKMSTQRYRRRGRVGVWRPHLESISETIIES from the coding sequence ATGAGAAATGCAATTAGATGTTGCATAGCTTGTATTTTTCCATGTGGTTCACTTGATGTAATTAGAATAGTTCATTCTAATGGTAAAGTTGAAGAAATTAGTGATTCTCATGTAAAAGCCTCAGAAATTATGAAACTTTATCCCAAACACATCTTAAAAAAACCAACATCTtcatattcatcatcatcaaatgaTCAAGATATTTGTAGTCCTAAAATTGTTGTTGTCCCTCCTGATGCTGAGCTACAACGCGGCAAGATTTATTTCCTCATGCCAATgccatcatcatcttcttcttctgttCCTCGTGATCAGAAGTCAAAGACTCGTTCTAAATCATCCACGAAGAACAAGAAGATCACACATGTCACATCAGAGGGACATGAAAATGGAGACAGTGTTAACTTACTGACGTCTGATCAGTATTTGAGTGATATTTTATCAGAAAAAATGTCAACACAAAGAtatagaagaagaggaagagttGGTGTATGGAGACCTCATCTAGAAAGCATCTCTGAAACAATCATTGAATcatga